From one Mycolicibacterium sp. HK-90 genomic stretch:
- a CDS encoding TetR/AcrR family transcriptional regulator, protein MAVGRPREFDADQVEDIAMKLFWDRGFDGVSISDLTAATGVNRRGIYAEFGSKEGLFERAKRRYVAGPGGYVAAALSRPTAREVVEAMVHGAADATSGDPHGCLLVGNAAGLAEFRDASVHELAHRFDQAVAVGELSDVDTMSLARWIAAVCQGISIQARSGATRADLHAVADLALSGWPRR, encoded by the coding sequence ATGGCGGTAGGGCGACCTCGTGAGTTCGACGCGGATCAGGTCGAGGACATCGCGATGAAGCTGTTCTGGGACCGCGGCTTCGATGGTGTGTCGATCAGCGACCTGACCGCCGCGACCGGTGTGAACCGGCGCGGCATCTACGCCGAATTCGGCTCCAAGGAAGGTCTCTTCGAACGGGCCAAGCGGCGTTACGTCGCGGGCCCCGGGGGCTACGTGGCCGCGGCCCTCTCGCGGCCCACCGCGCGCGAGGTGGTCGAGGCCATGGTGCACGGCGCGGCGGACGCCACCTCAGGAGACCCGCACGGCTGTCTGCTGGTCGGAAATGCCGCCGGGCTGGCCGAGTTTCGCGATGCGTCCGTACACGAGCTCGCGCACCGATTCGACCAGGCCGTGGCGGTGGGCGAGCTGTCCGATGTGGATACGATGTCGCTCGCCCGGTGGATTGCCGCGGTGTGCCAAGGGATTTCGATACAGGCCAGGAGCGGGGCGACCCGGGCGGACCTGCATGCGGTCGCCGACCTGGCGTTGTCGGGCTGGCCTAGGCGGTGA
- a CDS encoding (2Fe-2S)-binding protein, producing the protein MRLRINGTTHRITIDVRSSLLDVLRERLHLTGTKKGCDHGLCGACTVSVNGERVVSCLTLAVSVDGSDVLTIEGIADGDDLHPLQKAFLDCDGFQCGYCTPGQISSARAMLAEHRRGDLSMATFEGTRNDVLTGCSRLTKAEIRERMAGNICRCGAYANIVEAIENATRGGAT; encoded by the coding sequence CTGCGGTTGCGCATCAACGGGACAACCCACCGCATCACGATCGACGTGCGCTCCAGCCTGCTCGACGTGCTGCGGGAGCGTCTACATCTGACCGGCACCAAGAAGGGGTGCGACCACGGCCTGTGCGGAGCCTGCACGGTCTCGGTCAACGGCGAGCGCGTGGTCAGCTGCCTGACACTGGCCGTATCTGTCGACGGATCCGACGTCCTCACCATCGAAGGAATCGCTGACGGCGACGACCTGCACCCGCTGCAAAAAGCGTTCCTCGACTGCGACGGATTCCAGTGCGGCTACTGCACTCCCGGACAGATCTCGTCAGCCCGCGCAATGCTGGCCGAGCACCGGCGCGGCGACCTCAGTATGGCGACCTTCGAAGGCACCAGGAACGACGTTCTGACCGGCTGCTCGCGGTTGACCAAGGCCGAAATTCGGGAACGCATGGCAGGCAACATCTGCCGTTGCGGCGCATACGCCAACATCGTCGAGGCCATCGAAAACGCCACCCGGGGCGGGGCTACATGA
- a CDS encoding 3-oxoacyl-ACP reductase family protein: protein MIEAPLTGRRALVTGGSRGIGADIVRRLAADGAAVAFTYAASAAEADKLVAELTADGAKVVAIQADAADPTQVAAAVDQSVTALGGLDILVNNAGTAYLAPIGEFPQEQFDRVVAINIGGVYSAIRHAVGHLGEGSRIINIGSINADRVPEPGLAIYAMTKGAVSSLTRGLARELGPRGITVNNVQPGPIDTEMNPAEGESAAERQRVGVLGRYGHTGDVAAIVSFLAGPESTYVTGANWNVDGGYTV from the coding sequence GTGATCGAGGCGCCCCTGACCGGACGCCGGGCCCTGGTGACGGGAGGATCCCGCGGGATCGGCGCGGACATCGTGCGACGACTCGCCGCCGACGGAGCCGCAGTGGCGTTCACCTACGCGGCGTCGGCCGCCGAGGCCGACAAGCTGGTCGCCGAGCTGACTGCCGACGGCGCGAAGGTCGTGGCGATCCAGGCCGACGCCGCCGACCCTACGCAGGTGGCCGCAGCTGTCGACCAGAGCGTGACGGCACTTGGCGGACTCGACATCCTCGTCAACAACGCCGGCACGGCCTACCTCGCGCCGATCGGCGAATTCCCGCAGGAGCAGTTCGACCGCGTGGTAGCCATCAACATCGGCGGGGTGTACTCGGCCATCCGCCACGCGGTCGGCCATCTCGGCGAAGGCTCACGGATCATCAACATCGGCAGCATCAACGCCGACCGGGTCCCGGAGCCCGGCCTGGCGATCTATGCGATGACCAAGGGTGCGGTGTCCTCGCTGACTCGCGGGCTGGCGCGTGAACTCGGGCCGCGCGGGATCACGGTCAACAATGTGCAGCCGGGCCCGATCGACACCGAGATGAACCCGGCTGAAGGCGAATCCGCAGCGGAGCGGCAGCGGGTCGGCGTTCTCGGCCGTTACGGGCACACCGGTGACGTGGCGGCCATCGTGAGCTTCCTGGCCGGCCCGGAGTCGACGTACGTCACGGGGGCGAACTGGAACGTCGACGGCGGCTACACCGTCTGA
- a CDS encoding xanthine dehydrogenase family protein subunit M, giving the protein MKTFDFRHAESVDDAIDAATHGATYFAGGTNLFDLMKTGVEQPSALIDLRRLALTSIATTATGGVFIEAGVTNSALANHPLIRSHYPVVSHAVLSGATTQLRNMATAGGNLLQRTRCPYFMQTAFSECNKRKPGSGCAAINGFHREHAIFGASDHCVAIHPSDLAVALAMLDAVVHVQNSTGRRRIPIDQFFALPGQTPENDNTLQPHDLILGIELPSSDFNDHSWYLKVRDRHSYAFALVSVAAGLRIQDGEIIDAALALGGVAAKPWRLHEAESSLIGQRPDAEAFHTAAAIAMADAQPLTQNAFKVDLGRHSIVRALTLAAVDRGTDSSV; this is encoded by the coding sequence ATGAAGACCTTCGACTTTCGACACGCTGAATCCGTCGACGACGCCATCGACGCGGCCACGCACGGCGCCACGTACTTCGCCGGCGGAACGAACCTCTTCGATCTGATGAAGACCGGCGTTGAGCAACCCTCCGCCTTGATCGACCTTCGCCGACTCGCGTTGACGTCGATCGCCACCACCGCCACCGGTGGGGTGTTCATCGAAGCCGGCGTCACCAACAGCGCGCTGGCCAACCACCCTCTCATCCGCAGCCACTACCCGGTCGTGTCGCACGCCGTCCTCAGCGGAGCCACCACGCAGCTGCGCAACATGGCCACCGCAGGTGGAAATCTGTTGCAGCGCACCCGATGCCCCTACTTCATGCAGACCGCCTTCTCCGAGTGCAACAAGCGCAAACCAGGAAGCGGTTGCGCCGCGATCAACGGATTCCACCGCGAACACGCGATTTTCGGCGCCAGCGACCACTGCGTGGCGATCCACCCGTCTGACCTGGCGGTGGCCCTGGCCATGCTGGACGCGGTCGTGCACGTGCAGAACTCGACGGGACGACGCCGTATCCCGATCGACCAGTTCTTCGCGCTTCCGGGCCAGACACCCGAGAACGACAACACACTGCAACCGCACGACCTGATCCTCGGGATCGAATTGCCGTCGTCGGATTTCAATGATCACTCTTGGTACTTAAAGGTCCGTGACCGGCACAGCTATGCCTTTGCGCTCGTGTCCGTCGCCGCAGGCCTGCGCATCCAGGATGGAGAGATCATCGATGCGGCCCTCGCCTTGGGCGGCGTAGCGGCCAAGCCCTGGCGGCTGCATGAGGCCGAATCAAGCCTCATCGGGCAACGGCCCGACGCAGAGGCCTTTCACACCGCCGCAGCCATCGCGATGGCTGATGCCCAACCGCTCACGCAAAACGCCTTCAAGGTCGACCTGGGCCGCCACAGCATCGTTCGAGCCCTGACCTTGGCCGCGGTCGATCGAGGAACCGATAGCAGCGTCTGA
- a CDS encoding DUF4185 domain-containing protein — protein sequence MLPLIDGKVVDITGPGRTDRFGVTCTDLGASVVAPDGKLVSVFGDTFSGRRVGQGDWRSPVVLIGTGDANHEIVYESAGGPDPAYARQLWHYIHDEAASGWRRGGISTVIPSDLLRVGDSLYLHAIVNRGFGTVIWTEIWRSDDSGVSWTHLGEQAKFPAGLHDGHAQCWSWDFDPDDGWVYVVATGFQRDKGIILMRVRPGDLGRRSRYVSWGFADGRWQWGSRATPITPPGEHWGELSFRRMARDKWVLGGFLASSYALGYRVVSSPVANMHTTPVQTPILGSAWHTEDHAGSRVAQLYGGYLLPGSRFGVTGGVGLVVSQWHTDAGWPYRAMQFKAKLKDTAHTPRQPDPINL from the coding sequence GTGCTGCCGCTGATCGACGGCAAGGTCGTCGACATCACCGGTCCGGGACGCACGGACCGATTCGGGGTCACCTGCACCGATCTGGGTGCCTCTGTCGTCGCGCCCGACGGCAAGCTGGTGTCGGTCTTCGGTGACACGTTCTCCGGACGCCGGGTCGGGCAGGGCGATTGGCGCTCACCGGTCGTACTGATCGGCACCGGCGACGCCAACCACGAGATCGTCTACGAATCCGCCGGCGGACCGGACCCCGCGTATGCGCGGCAACTTTGGCACTACATCCACGACGAGGCCGCGTCAGGGTGGCGGCGGGGCGGCATCAGCACCGTGATCCCGTCGGATCTACTGCGGGTCGGGGACTCGCTGTATCTGCACGCGATCGTCAACCGTGGCTTCGGCACCGTCATCTGGACCGAGATCTGGCGCTCCGACGACAGCGGGGTGTCCTGGACGCATCTGGGCGAGCAGGCGAAGTTCCCGGCGGGTCTGCACGACGGCCACGCCCAATGCTGGTCGTGGGACTTCGATCCCGACGACGGCTGGGTGTACGTGGTGGCCACCGGATTTCAGCGCGACAAGGGAATCATCCTGATGCGGGTCCGGCCCGGCGACCTCGGCCGGCGCTCCCGGTACGTCAGTTGGGGATTCGCCGACGGACGCTGGCAGTGGGGCTCCCGGGCCACGCCGATCACCCCGCCCGGCGAGCACTGGGGCGAGCTGAGCTTCCGCCGCATGGCCCGCGACAAATGGGTGCTGGGTGGGTTCCTGGCGTCCTCATACGCCCTGGGCTACCGGGTGGTCTCCTCGCCGGTGGCCAACATGCACACCACACCGGTCCAGACGCCCATTCTCGGATCGGCCTGGCACACCGAGGACCACGCGGGCAGTCGCGTGGCCCAGCTGTACGGCGGGTACCTGTTGCCGGGCTCCCGGTTCGGCGTCACCGGTGGGGTCGGACTGGTGGTCTCACAATGGCACACCGACGCCGGATGGCCCTACCGGGCAATGCAATTCAAGGCCAAGCTGAAAGACACCGCCCACACACCGCGGCAGCCGGACCCGATCAACCTGTGA
- a CDS encoding 3-oxoacyl-ACP reductase family protein, which produces MTTPTLTGRRALVTGGSRGIGAGIVRRLASDGAAVAFTYGASAAEADKLVGELTADGAKVVAIQADSADPAQVAAAVEQSVADLGGLDVLVNNAGAAFIAPIDDFPQDQFDRLVAINIGGVYSAIRHAVGHLGEGSRIINIGSINADRVPTGGTAVYAMTKGAVSSLTRALARELGPRGITVNNVQPGPIATDMNPDEGEFADAVRQTTALGRYGHTSDIAAVVSFLAGQESGYVTGANWNVDGGFTA; this is translated from the coding sequence ATGACCACACCAACCTTGACCGGACGCCGCGCACTGGTGACGGGAGGATCCCGCGGAATCGGCGCGGGCATCGTGCGACGGCTGGCATCCGACGGCGCCGCGGTGGCGTTCACCTACGGGGCATCTGCCGCCGAGGCCGACAAGCTGGTGGGCGAGCTGACTGCCGACGGCGCGAAGGTCGTGGCAATCCAGGCCGACAGCGCCGATCCGGCACAAGTCGCAGCAGCCGTCGAGCAGTCGGTCGCCGATCTCGGCGGTCTGGACGTGCTGGTGAACAACGCCGGAGCCGCCTTCATCGCACCGATCGACGACTTCCCGCAGGACCAGTTCGACCGCCTGGTAGCCATCAACATCGGCGGGGTGTACTCGGCCATCCGCCACGCGGTCGGCCATCTCGGCGAAGGCTCGCGGATCATCAACATCGGCAGCATCAACGCCGACCGGGTGCCGACCGGCGGCACGGCCGTGTACGCGATGACCAAGGGTGCGGTGTCTTCCCTGACGCGCGCCCTGGCTCGCGAGCTCGGACCCCGAGGGATCACCGTCAACAATGTGCAACCGGGTCCGATCGCCACCGATATGAACCCCGACGAAGGCGAATTCGCCGATGCCGTGAGGCAAACCACCGCACTGGGCCGCTACGGACACACGAGCGACATCGCGGCGGTGGTGAGTTTTCTGGCCGGCCAAGAGTCCGGCTACGTCACCGGGGCGAATTGGAACGTCGACGGCGGATTCACCGCCTAG
- a CDS encoding dihydrodipicolinate reductase, which translates to MIPDVTGITYGVVVRKRVVVWGTGFVGQMVIAEILKHPLFELVGVGVSNPEKVGRDAGEICGLGSTVGVRATDDVEALIALKPDAVVHYGPTAAHADVNIDVITRFLRAGIDVCSTAMTPWVWPKMHLNPPAWIEPITEACEAGQSSCFTTGIDPGFANDLFPMTLMGLCSEIRRVRASELLDYTNYTGDYEFEMGIGKPPEQRALLETPDILIFAWGATVPMIAHAAGIELDEITTTWDKWITPEERKSAKGIIPAGNVAAVRFTINGVYRGETRIQLEHVNRIGLDAAPDWPSGNDNDVYRVDIEGTPSISQETAFRFTDGSGRDAAAAGCLATGLRALNAVPAVNEHLPGWVTPLDLPLIPGLGTIR; encoded by the coding sequence ATGATTCCCGATGTGACCGGTATCACCTATGGTGTGGTCGTGAGGAAACGCGTAGTGGTGTGGGGCACCGGATTCGTCGGACAGATGGTGATCGCCGAGATCCTGAAACACCCGTTGTTCGAACTCGTCGGCGTCGGCGTCAGCAATCCGGAGAAGGTCGGCCGCGATGCCGGCGAGATCTGCGGCCTCGGGAGCACCGTCGGTGTCCGTGCCACCGATGATGTCGAGGCGCTCATCGCGCTCAAGCCGGACGCGGTGGTGCATTACGGACCGACGGCCGCCCATGCCGACGTCAACATCGACGTGATCACCCGGTTCCTGCGCGCCGGCATCGACGTCTGCTCAACCGCGATGACGCCCTGGGTGTGGCCCAAGATGCACCTGAACCCGCCGGCCTGGATCGAGCCCATCACCGAGGCCTGCGAGGCCGGCCAGTCATCGTGTTTCACCACCGGCATCGACCCGGGTTTCGCGAACGATCTGTTCCCCATGACGTTGATGGGTCTGTGCTCGGAGATACGCCGGGTGCGGGCTTCGGAGCTGCTGGACTACACGAACTACACCGGGGACTACGAGTTCGAGATGGGCATCGGCAAGCCGCCGGAGCAGCGGGCGCTGCTGGAAACCCCGGACATCCTGATCTTCGCCTGGGGCGCAACGGTTCCCATGATCGCGCACGCGGCGGGCATCGAGCTCGACGAGATCACCACCACCTGGGACAAATGGATCACCCCCGAAGAACGAAAGTCGGCCAAGGGCATCATCCCGGCCGGCAACGTCGCCGCGGTGCGCTTCACGATCAACGGCGTCTACCGAGGTGAGACCCGCATCCAGCTCGAGCACGTCAACCGCATCGGACTGGACGCCGCCCCGGACTGGCCGTCCGGAAACGACAACGATGTCTACCGCGTCGACATCGAGGGCACCCCGAGCATCTCCCAGGAGACCGCCTTCCGGTTCACCGACGGCTCCGGGCGGGATGCCGCCGCGGCAGGTTGCCTGGCCACCGGGCTGCGAGCGCTCAACGCCGTCCCTGCCGTCAACGAACATTTGCCGGGCTGGGTCACGCCCCTGGACCTACCTTTGATTCCCGGACTGGGGACCATTCGCTAA
- a CDS encoding xanthine dehydrogenase family protein molybdopterin-binding subunit: MREPVSRVEGVDKVTGQARYTADVVIPGLVHAVLVQTQIPHGHVVEHSLRHTTDRVSRAPGVLHVLTPLNCPVLQQLPRELTFDLPLERRPPLSDLTVQYVGQHLAVVVADSLENATEAAFQFAVDYDVLPAQMTARTVLEQPTVPDEKDGQIRHGSYLPDHFVKLEEEKLQDRRGERPRHDAPGNRVDARYTTPMNAHYPIELSSTIAQWDGEHLTVHDSTRWIAGEQAALAAYLGMPEDRIRILSPLVGGAFGSKSFLWMHVVLCAVASRAVGRPVKLVLTRDQMFTSTGHRPRTEQDVTLIADQNAQILSTEHHTVTETSTVAHFCEPAGISTRFLYTSPHLVVSHRAARINAPTPCFMRGPGEAPGLFALEVAIDELAERSGVDPLELRIRNHADIDQASGKPWSGKHLLQCYRAGAQRFGWHDRPAAPRAMRRRGVQIGWGMATATYPGRRMPAGCRVDTDADGFVHFSSATHEIGTGVRTVMTQVAADATGLAMDRVRFMSGDSSFPSAPYSGASQTTATVGSAVFAAGVEWKRRFIAALTVDRGSPYFGTDPATVEITALSPAAAAAYRDQLSFSASSDDGGQETHAVQSFGAHFCEVEVDEDIGRASVVRWVAVMDCGRVLNPKLARSQVMGGITFGLGMALMEHIPYDEASALPIGEYYLPTHADRPEFDISFLDHPDYALDPIGVRGIGEIGTCGVPAAIANAIHHATGKRLRDLPITLEDLMAPYQPPKAGS; the protein is encoded by the coding sequence ATGAGAGAGCCGGTGAGCCGTGTCGAAGGAGTCGACAAGGTGACCGGGCAGGCTCGCTACACCGCCGATGTTGTCATCCCCGGCTTGGTGCATGCGGTGCTGGTGCAGACGCAGATCCCGCACGGGCATGTTGTCGAGCATTCGCTGCGCCACACCACGGACCGAGTCAGCCGGGCACCTGGTGTTCTGCACGTCCTCACGCCGCTGAATTGCCCTGTGCTACAGCAGTTGCCGCGCGAGCTCACCTTTGACCTACCGTTGGAGCGGCGGCCGCCGCTGTCCGATCTGACCGTGCAGTACGTCGGTCAACACCTGGCGGTGGTGGTCGCCGACTCACTGGAGAACGCCACGGAGGCAGCATTTCAGTTCGCCGTGGACTATGACGTGTTGCCGGCACAGATGACGGCCCGCACGGTGCTCGAGCAGCCAACTGTCCCGGACGAGAAGGACGGTCAGATCCGCCACGGGAGCTACCTTCCGGACCACTTCGTGAAACTCGAAGAAGAGAAACTGCAGGACCGTCGTGGCGAGAGACCTCGCCACGACGCCCCAGGCAACCGTGTCGATGCTCGCTACACGACACCGATGAATGCGCATTACCCGATCGAGTTGTCGTCGACCATCGCCCAGTGGGACGGTGAGCACCTGACCGTGCACGACAGCACCCGATGGATCGCGGGCGAACAGGCCGCGCTGGCAGCGTATCTGGGTATGCCCGAGGACCGGATCCGAATCCTTTCGCCATTGGTGGGTGGCGCATTCGGGTCCAAGAGCTTCCTGTGGATGCACGTCGTCCTGTGTGCTGTCGCCAGCCGGGCCGTCGGCCGGCCCGTCAAGCTGGTGCTCACCCGCGACCAGATGTTCACCTCCACCGGACATCGCCCGCGCACCGAACAAGACGTCACCCTCATCGCCGATCAGAACGCACAGATTCTCAGCACCGAACATCACACCGTGACCGAGACGTCCACGGTGGCCCACTTCTGCGAGCCCGCAGGCATTTCCACCAGGTTCCTCTACACCTCACCGCATCTCGTGGTGTCGCACCGCGCGGCCCGGATCAATGCACCCACTCCGTGTTTCATGCGTGGCCCCGGTGAGGCGCCGGGTTTGTTCGCCCTCGAAGTGGCCATTGACGAACTTGCCGAACGTAGCGGAGTCGATCCCCTGGAACTTCGTATCCGCAATCACGCCGACATCGACCAGGCTAGCGGGAAGCCGTGGTCGGGTAAGCATCTGCTGCAGTGTTACCGGGCCGGTGCACAACGATTCGGGTGGCACGATCGCCCGGCCGCGCCGCGGGCGATGCGGCGCCGGGGTGTCCAAATCGGTTGGGGAATGGCCACGGCGACCTATCCCGGGCGCCGAATGCCGGCTGGGTGTCGAGTGGACACGGACGCAGACGGATTCGTGCACTTCTCGTCGGCTACCCATGAGATCGGCACTGGTGTTCGCACCGTGATGACGCAGGTGGCCGCCGACGCGACCGGCCTCGCGATGGACCGGGTGCGCTTCATGTCGGGTGATTCGTCGTTCCCTTCAGCGCCCTACAGCGGCGCGTCACAGACGACTGCCACGGTGGGCTCCGCCGTGTTCGCCGCCGGCGTCGAATGGAAGCGCCGATTCATCGCTGCTCTGACCGTCGACCGTGGTTCGCCGTACTTCGGCACCGATCCGGCGACCGTGGAGATCACCGCTCTGAGCCCCGCCGCCGCAGCGGCTTACCGCGACCAGTTGAGCTTCTCGGCCAGCAGTGATGACGGTGGTCAGGAAACGCACGCGGTCCAGTCGTTCGGCGCGCATTTCTGCGAGGTCGAGGTTGACGAAGACATTGGACGGGCCAGCGTCGTCCGGTGGGTGGCCGTGATGGATTGCGGTCGGGTGCTCAACCCGAAGCTGGCTCGCAGCCAGGTGATGGGCGGCATCACGTTTGGCCTCGGCATGGCACTGATGGAACACATTCCCTACGACGAGGCGTCCGCACTGCCGATCGGCGAGTACTACCTGCCCACGCATGCCGACCGCCCCGAATTCGACATCTCCTTCCTCGACCATCCCGACTACGCGCTGGATCCGATCGGTGTGCGCGGCATCGGTGAGATCGGCACCTGCGGCGTGCCGGCTGCCATCGCCAATGCCATTCACCACGCCACCGGCAAACGACTGCGTGACCTGCCCATCACTCTGGAGGATCTCATGGCGCCCTATCAGCCCCCGAAAGCCGGGTCGTGA
- a CDS encoding Hsp70 family protein, whose protein sequence is MADGIGLSIGSTNLTAVVVGRAAVTRSPVLTLFPHRAPEVGVPSENPNLNERGLILTDFVERVGDPVGMLAPDGSTHRGEDLVADALGALLRTLTGGRPPVDPIAVTHPAHWRPNQVEALRTALAAVPDLGDPVLTPDAVAALVALQDNPGVPTRGVIAVCDFGGSGTSITLADASSGYQPIAPTIRHPDLSGDLIDQGLLTRVVNDLSAAGTIDLAGTSAIGSLGRLRSECRRAKERLSTESVTALVAELPGHRSDVRLNRNELDDVITEPLREFTAVLQDAVERSGLRPGELVAVATTGGGARIPAVTTTLSEHFRVPVITASQPELTPAIGGGLIAVRGTAEDGMTAMAPASAGSFSGAPPTAAAALVAPEPPAASQALAWSDAHDVPDVAPVDDYRAEDYGDDYGTDFDTGFEPAGGRTTARPRLEFGERELTDHDEIATRPWYRRPPVILGAGAAAVLVAVVAALVTVTGSDEPTRPASTTRAVTSTTPAPDEPAPAAPVEEPAPQQITEDAPAPQTVTRTVQQPAPQAPPSENPPPPAETPTPTPTPTTEAPPPTTTQAPPTTTQAPTTTQAPWSPTAPYPTIPGLPWVPAPGGGQGGG, encoded by the coding sequence ATGGCTGACGGGATCGGGTTGTCGATCGGATCGACGAACCTCACTGCGGTGGTGGTGGGCCGCGCCGCGGTGACGCGGTCGCCGGTGCTGACGCTCTTCCCGCACCGGGCGCCCGAAGTGGGCGTACCCAGCGAGAATCCCAATCTGAACGAACGCGGTCTGATCCTGACCGACTTCGTCGAACGAGTCGGCGACCCGGTCGGGATGCTGGCCCCCGACGGTTCGACGCACCGGGGTGAAGACCTGGTGGCCGACGCGCTCGGGGCGCTGTTGCGCACCCTGACCGGGGGACGTCCGCCGGTTGATCCCATCGCCGTCACCCACCCCGCGCACTGGCGGCCCAACCAGGTCGAGGCGTTGCGTACCGCGCTGGCCGCCGTACCAGATCTCGGCGATCCGGTGCTCACCCCCGACGCGGTGGCGGCGCTGGTCGCGTTACAGGACAACCCGGGGGTGCCGACCCGCGGTGTGATCGCCGTGTGCGACTTCGGTGGCAGTGGCACCAGCATCACGCTGGCCGACGCGAGCAGCGGGTACCAACCCATCGCGCCGACGATTCGGCACCCCGACCTGTCCGGTGACCTGATCGACCAAGGGCTGCTCACCCGCGTCGTGAACGATCTGTCCGCGGCCGGGACGATCGATCTGGCCGGCACCTCGGCGATCGGCTCGTTGGGCAGGCTGCGCAGTGAATGCCGCCGTGCCAAGGAACGGCTTTCCACGGAGTCCGTCACCGCGCTGGTCGCTGAACTGCCGGGGCACCGCAGCGACGTGCGGCTGAACCGCAACGAACTCGACGACGTGATCACCGAACCGCTGCGCGAGTTCACCGCAGTGCTGCAGGACGCGGTCGAGCGCAGCGGGCTGCGCCCCGGCGAGTTGGTGGCCGTGGCCACCACCGGCGGCGGCGCCCGCATCCCAGCCGTCACCACGACGCTGTCCGAGCACTTCCGAGTGCCGGTGATCACCGCATCCCAGCCCGAACTGACGCCGGCCATCGGCGGGGGACTGATCGCGGTGCGCGGCACGGCCGAAGACGGCATGACCGCGATGGCTCCCGCCTCGGCCGGTTCGTTCTCGGGGGCCCCGCCGACCGCCGCTGCCGCCCTGGTGGCACCCGAGCCACCGGCCGCCTCCCAGGCGCTGGCCTGGTCCGACGCCCACGATGTCCCCGACGTCGCGCCGGTTGACGACTACCGGGCCGAGGACTACGGCGACGATTACGGGACCGACTTCGACACCGGATTCGAACCCGCAGGTGGCCGCACCACGGCCCGGCCCCGGCTCGAGTTCGGCGAGCGTGAACTGACCGACCACGACGAGATCGCGACGCGACCGTGGTACCGACGTCCACCAGTGATCCTGGGCGCCGGCGCCGCGGCGGTACTGGTCGCCGTGGTGGCCGCGCTGGTGACCGTCACCGGCAGCGATGAGCCCACCCGTCCGGCGTCCACCACCAGGGCGGTCACCTCGACGACGCCGGCACCTGACGAGCCCGCGCCTGCCGCGCCGGTCGAGGAACCGGCGCCGCAGCAGATCACCGAAGACGCGCCCGCTCCCCAGACGGTGACGCGGACGGTGCAGCAGCCCGCCCCGCAGGCGCCGCCGTCGGAGAACCCGCCACCGCCGGCGGAGACACCCACTCCCACACCGACTCCCACGACCGAGGCGCCGCCTCCGACGACAACGCAAGCGCCGCCGACAACCACCCAGGCGCCCACCACAACCCAGGCGCCGTGGAGTCCCACCGCGCCGTACCCGACGATCCCGGGCCTGCCGTGGGTCCCGGCCCCCGGGGGAGGACAGGGCGGGGGCTGA